The proteins below come from a single Cinclus cinclus chromosome 23, bCinCin1.1, whole genome shotgun sequence genomic window:
- the HES4 gene encoding transcription factor HES-4 isoform X2 translates to MPADTGMEKPTASPIAGAPASASHTPDKPRSASEHRKSSKPIMEKRRRARINESLGQLKTLILDALKKDSSRHSKLEKADILEMTVKHLRNLQRAQMTAALSADPTVLGKYRAGFNECMNEVTRFLSTCEGVNTDVRTRLLSHLSACLGQIVAMNYPPPPPPPPPPSQPAHLAQQPLHVQMPPGTAGAVPVPCKLNPSEALSPKVYGGFQLVPATDGQFAFLIPNPAFPPSSGPVIPLYANANVPVSAGGGSGNAAATPSVSPVQGLTSFGGSIGSASQAGSPVGERSESVWRPW, encoded by the exons ATGCCCGCCGACACGGGCATGGAGAAACCGACCGCCTCTCCCATCGCCGGCGCGCCCGCCAGCGCTAGCCACACACCGGACAAGCCGCGGAGCGCCAGCGAGCACCGGAAG TCGTCCAAGCCCATCATGGAGAAGCGGCGCCGGGCGCGGATCAATGAGAGCCTGGGGCAGCTCAAGACGCTCATCCTGGACGCGCTCAAGAAGGAC AGCTCGCGGCACTCCAAGCTGGAGAAGGCGGACATCCTGGAGATGACCGTGAAGCACCTGCGGAACCTGCAGCGGGCGCAGATGACCG CCGCTCTCAGCGCCGACCCCACCGTCCTCGGCAAATACCGGGCCGGTTTCAACGAGTGCATGAACGAGGTGACCCGGTTCCTGTCCACCTGCGAAGGGGTCAACACCGACGTGCGCACGCGGCTCCTGAGCCACCTCTCGGCTTGCCTGGGCCAGATCGTGGCCATGAACTACCccccgccaccgccgccgccaccgccgccctCCCAGCCCGCACATCTGGCGCAGCAGCCGCTGCACGTCCAGATGCCCCCGGGCACAGCTGGAGCCGTTCCCGTGCCCTGCAAGCTCAACCCTTCCGAAGCTCTGTCCCCAAAAGTTTATGGCGGTTTCCAGCTCGTCCCGGCTACCGATGGTCAGTTCGCCTTTCTCATCCCGAACCCAgccttccctcccagctccgGACCGGTTATTCCTCTCTATGCCAACGCCAACGTGCCGGTGTCGGCGGGAGGAGGCTCCGGGAACGCGGCCGCCACCCCCTCGGTATCGCCGGTGCAAGGTTTGACATCATTTGGGGGCAGCATTGGTTCAGCATCCCAAGCCGGGAGTCCCGTTGGAGAGCGCAGTGAATCCGTCTGGAGACCCTGGTGA
- the HES4 gene encoding transcription factor HES-4 isoform X1: protein MPADTGMEKPTASPIAGAPASASHTPDKPRSASEHRKVNGGGGGGCRSGRSNGGGGAGWRQARGRAESSKPIMEKRRRARINESLGQLKTLILDALKKDSSRHSKLEKADILEMTVKHLRNLQRAQMTAALSADPTVLGKYRAGFNECMNEVTRFLSTCEGVNTDVRTRLLSHLSACLGQIVAMNYPPPPPPPPPPSQPAHLAQQPLHVQMPPGTAGAVPVPCKLNPSEALSPKVYGGFQLVPATDGQFAFLIPNPAFPPSSGPVIPLYANANVPVSAGGGSGNAAATPSVSPVQGLTSFGGSIGSASQAGSPVGERSESVWRPW, encoded by the exons ATGCCCGCCGACACGGGCATGGAGAAACCGACCGCCTCTCCCATCGCCGGCGCGCCCGCCAGCGCTAGCCACACACCGGACAAGCCGCGGAGCGCCAGCGAGCACCGGAAGGTaaatggaggaggaggaggagggtgccGGTCGGGGCGCAGCAACGGTGGCGGCGGAGCTGGATGGCGACAAGCCCGCGGCCGTGCTGAG TCGTCCAAGCCCATCATGGAGAAGCGGCGCCGGGCGCGGATCAATGAGAGCCTGGGGCAGCTCAAGACGCTCATCCTGGACGCGCTCAAGAAGGAC AGCTCGCGGCACTCCAAGCTGGAGAAGGCGGACATCCTGGAGATGACCGTGAAGCACCTGCGGAACCTGCAGCGGGCGCAGATGACCG CCGCTCTCAGCGCCGACCCCACCGTCCTCGGCAAATACCGGGCCGGTTTCAACGAGTGCATGAACGAGGTGACCCGGTTCCTGTCCACCTGCGAAGGGGTCAACACCGACGTGCGCACGCGGCTCCTGAGCCACCTCTCGGCTTGCCTGGGCCAGATCGTGGCCATGAACTACCccccgccaccgccgccgccaccgccgccctCCCAGCCCGCACATCTGGCGCAGCAGCCGCTGCACGTCCAGATGCCCCCGGGCACAGCTGGAGCCGTTCCCGTGCCCTGCAAGCTCAACCCTTCCGAAGCTCTGTCCCCAAAAGTTTATGGCGGTTTCCAGCTCGTCCCGGCTACCGATGGTCAGTTCGCCTTTCTCATCCCGAACCCAgccttccctcccagctccgGACCGGTTATTCCTCTCTATGCCAACGCCAACGTGCCGGTGTCGGCGGGAGGAGGCTCCGGGAACGCGGCCGCCACCCCCTCGGTATCGCCGGTGCAAGGTTTGACATCATTTGGGGGCAGCATTGGTTCAGCATCCCAAGCCGGGAGTCCCGTTGGAGAGCGCAGTGAATCCGTCTGGAGACCCTGGTGA